A region from the Triticum urartu cultivar G1812 chromosome 1, Tu2.1, whole genome shotgun sequence genome encodes:
- the LOC125512304 gene encoding MADS-box transcription factor 56-like isoform X1, with protein sequence MVRGKTQMKRIENATSRQVTFSKRRNGLLKKAFELSVLCDAEVALVVFSPRGRLYEFASATSLQKSIDRYKAYTKDTVNNKIVQPDIQQVKADALSLAKKLEALEDTKRKILGENLGGCSTEELHFLEGKIEKSLRVIRGKKTQLLEQQIANLKEKERTLLKDNEDLRGKQRNLEAPLFLPAPNCVAPLQPRGEPAPEHQPVPRDDDVETELYIGLPGVRCSSQRSGQAK encoded by the exons ATGGTGCGGGGGAAGACGCAGATGAAGCGGATAGAGAACGCGACGAGCCGGCAGGTGACCTTCTCCAAGCGCAGGAACGGGCTACTCAAGAAGGCCTTCGAGCTCTCCGTGCTCTGCGACGCCGAGGTCGCGCTCGTCGTCTTCTCCCCTCGCGGCAGGCTCTACGAGTTCGCCAGCGCCACTAG CTTGCAGAAATCGATTGACCGCTATAAGGCTTATACAAAGGATACTGTTAATAACAAGATAGTACAGCCAGATATACAG CAAGTCAAAGCTGATGCTCTAAGCTTGGCAAAGAAACTTGAAGCTCTTGAAGATACGAAGCG AAAGATCTTGGGCGAAAATTTAGGAGGATGCTCTACTGAAGAACTGCATTTTCTGGAAGGAAAAATTGAGAAGAGTCTCCGCGTCATCAGAGGAAAGAAG ACCCAGCTGCTCGAACAGCAGATAGCTAACCTGAAAGAGAAG GAGAGGACGCTTCTCAAAGACAACGAAGACTTGCGTGGAAAG CAGCGCAACCTTGAGGCGCCGCTGTTTCTTCCTGCCCCGAACTGCGTTGCACCCCTGCAGCCACGTGGCGAGCCGGCGCCAGAGCATCAGCCGGTACCGAGAGACGATGACGTGGAGACGGAGCTCTACATTGGGTTACCCGGGGTTCGCTGCTCCAGCCAGCGATCAGGTCAAGCCAAATAG
- the LOC125512304 gene encoding MADS-box transcription factor 56-like isoform X2: MVRGKTQMKRIENATSRQVTFSKRRNGLLKKAFELSVLCDAEVALVVFSPRGRLYEFASATSLQKSIDRYKAYTKDTVNNKIVQPDIQQVKADALSLAKKLEALEDTKRKILGENLGGCSTEELHFLEGKIEKSLRVIRGKKTQLLEQQIANLKEKERTLLKDNEDLRGKRNLEAPLFLPAPNCVAPLQPRGEPAPEHQPVPRDDDVETELYIGLPGVRCSSQRSGQAK; the protein is encoded by the exons ATGGTGCGGGGGAAGACGCAGATGAAGCGGATAGAGAACGCGACGAGCCGGCAGGTGACCTTCTCCAAGCGCAGGAACGGGCTACTCAAGAAGGCCTTCGAGCTCTCCGTGCTCTGCGACGCCGAGGTCGCGCTCGTCGTCTTCTCCCCTCGCGGCAGGCTCTACGAGTTCGCCAGCGCCACTAG CTTGCAGAAATCGATTGACCGCTATAAGGCTTATACAAAGGATACTGTTAATAACAAGATAGTACAGCCAGATATACAG CAAGTCAAAGCTGATGCTCTAAGCTTGGCAAAGAAACTTGAAGCTCTTGAAGATACGAAGCG AAAGATCTTGGGCGAAAATTTAGGAGGATGCTCTACTGAAGAACTGCATTTTCTGGAAGGAAAAATTGAGAAGAGTCTCCGCGTCATCAGAGGAAAGAAG ACCCAGCTGCTCGAACAGCAGATAGCTAACCTGAAAGAGAAG GAGAGGACGCTTCTCAAAGACAACGAAGACTTGCGTGGAAAG CGCAACCTTGAGGCGCCGCTGTTTCTTCCTGCCCCGAACTGCGTTGCACCCCTGCAGCCACGTGGCGAGCCGGCGCCAGAGCATCAGCCGGTACCGAGAGACGATGACGTGGAGACGGAGCTCTACATTGGGTTACCCGGGGTTCGCTGCTCCAGCCAGCGATCAGGTCAAGCCAAATAG